One Solanum pennellii chromosome 9, SPENNV200 DNA segment encodes these proteins:
- the LOC107031191 gene encoding pentatricopeptide repeat-containing protein At3g53360, mitochondrial, with the protein MIKRLGSFRCYVNHRIPSCFRNEQSSNDHIILLCKQKLFKQALESFELLERNTTYNLYPSTYAQLVSACSSLRSLPYARRVHTHILASNYQPDMIFQNHLLNMYGKCGSLKEARKVFDEMLERNLVSWTSIIAGYSQNGQENEALDLYFQMRQFGLIPDQFTYGSVIKTCSNMNQVELGKQLHGHVIKSEHGSHLIAQNALIAMYTKFNQIDEALTVFSRINSKDLISWSSMIAGFSQLGYESEALSCFREMLSQGIYKLNEFVFGSIFNVCRSLAQAEYGRQVHGLSIKFGLSFDAFAGCAVTDMYARCGWLHSARTAFYQIGNPDLASWNALIAGFAYGGDRDEAVSLFSQMRTLRLIPDDVTVRSLLCAFVSPCALFLGKQVHCYVIKSGFDLEISISNTLLSMYANCSDLPDAHKIFNEIKNKADLVSWNAILTAFLQQRDSGEVFSLFKMMLLSSNKPDHITLVNMLGASGKVASLEIGDQVCCYAMKNGLSEDIYVMNALIDMYVKCGHMTSAKKLFDSMNNPDAVSWSSLIVGYAQFGYGEEALDLFQKMRDLAVKPNQVTFVGVLTACSHVGRVKEGWQLFRAMETEFGIIPTREHCCCVVDMLARAGCIEEAEAFINQMEIDPDIVVWKTLLAACKTRNNLDVGKRAAEKILEIDPSNSAAHVLLCNIFASTGSWKDVASLRGQMRQKGVKKVPGQSWIEVKDQIHVFLAEDCMHAERDSIYSMLDELWLQMLDDDYLPLQS; encoded by the coding sequence ATGATAAAAAGGTTAGGATCATTCCGGTGCTATGTCAATCATAGGATACCGTCTTGTTTCAGGAATGAACAGTCAAGTAATGATCATATAATCTTGTTGTGTAAGCAAAAATTGTTTAAACAAGCTTTAGAGTCATTTGAGTTGTTAGAAAGGAACACAACTTATAATTTGTATCCAAGCACGTATGCTCAGTTAGTTTCTGCGTGCTCATCTCTTAGATCCCTACCGTATGCAAGAAGAGTTCATACTCATATTTTAGCATCAAATTATCAGCCAGAcatgatttttcaaaatcatttgtTGAATATGTATGGGAAGTGTGGGTCGTTGAAGGAGGCTCGTAAGGTGTTTGATGAAATGCTTGAACGAAATTTGGTTTCTTGGACTTCGATAATTGCTGGGTACTCACAGAATGGTCAGGAGAATGAAGCATTAGATCTTTACTTTCAAATGCGACAGTTTGGTCTTATACCTGACCAGTTCACATATGGAAGTGTAATCAAAACTTGCTCAAATATGAACCAGGTAGAGTTAGGGAAGCAGTTGCATGGCCATGTCATTAAATCGGAACATGGTTCCCACCTTATTGCTCAGAATGCATTGATTGCGATGTACACGAAGTTTAATCAAATTGATGAGGCATTGACAGTGTTCTCCCGTATTAATTCAAAGGATTTGATATCGTGGAGCTCAATGATTGCTGGATTTTCACAGCTTGGTTATGAATCAGAAGCTCTGTCCTGCTTCAGGGAGATGCTTAGTCAGGGCATTTACAAACTGAATGAATTCGTTTTTGGAAGCATTTTTAATGTCTGTAGAAGTCTTGCGCAAGCAGAATATGGAAGACAAGTACATGGTTTAAGTATAAAATTTGGGCTTAGTTTTGACGCTTTTGCTGGTTGCGCTGTTACTGACATGTATGCTAGATGTGGATGGTTGCATTCTGCAAGAACTGCATTCTACCAGATAGGAAATCCTGATCTTGCATCCTGGAATGCTCTGATTGCGGGGTTTGCATACGGAGGTGACCGTGATGAAGCTGTATCTCTCTTTTCTCAGATGAGAACTTTGAGGTTGATCCCAGATGATGTCACAGTTCGTTCTTTACTTTGTGCCTTTGTAAGTCCATGTGCTCTTTTTCTAGGAAAGCAAGTGCACTGCTATGTTATTAAGAGTGGCTTTGATTTAGAGATTTCCATCTCTAATACATTACTTTCAATGTATGCCAACTGTTCAGATCTTCCGGATGCACATAAAATTTTCAATGAGATAAAAAACAAAGCAGATTTAGTCTCGTGGAATGCCATTCTTACAGCTTTTCTACAACAGCGAGATTCTGGAGAGGTCTTCTCGTTATTTAAGATGATGCTTCTTTCTTCTAATAAGCCTGATCATATTACATTAGTTAATATGCTTGGGGCATCTGGAAAAGTAGCCTCTTTGGAAATCGGAGACCAGGTTTGTTGCTATGCCATGAAAAATGGGCTAAGTGAAGATATTTATGTCATGAATGCTTTAATTGACATGTATGTGAAATGTGGACATATGACAAGCGCTAAGAAGCTCTTTGATAGTATGAACAACCCTGATGCGGTTTCATGGAGTAGTTTAATAGTGGGGTATGCTCAGTTTGGATACGGAGAAGAGGCTCTAGACCTCTTCCAGAAGATGAGAGATTTAGCTGTCAAGCCAAACCAAGTTACCTTTGTCGGGGTTTTGACTGCTTGTAGTCATGTTGGACGAGTAAAAGAAGGGTGGCAGTTGTTCAGAGCCATGGAAACGGAGTTTGGTATTATACCAACTAGAGAGCATTGTTGCTGTGTGGTTGACATGCTTGCCCGAGCTGGCTGCATAGAAGAAGCAGAAGCTTTTATCAATCAAATGGAAATAGATCCTGATATTGTGGTGTGGAAGACTTTGTTAGCTGCTTGTAAGACACGTAACAATCTTGATGTTGGCAAACGAGCCGCAGAGAAAATTTTGGAGATTGATCCCTCGAATTCTGCTGCACATGTGTTACTCTGTAACATTTTTGCTTCTACAGGCAGTTGGAAAGATGTTGCATCACTGAGGGGTCAGATGAGACAAAAAGGCGTCAAAAAGGTTCCAGGTCAAAGTTGGATCGAAGTCAAGGACCAGATCCATGTCTTCTTGGCTGAGGACTGTATGCATGCAGAAAGGGACAGCATATATTCCATGCTAGATGAACTATGGCTGCAGATGCTGGATGATGATTATTTGCCCCTCCAGAGTTAA
- the LOC107031192 gene encoding pentatricopeptide repeat-containing protein At2g37310 yields MQGKAFILHRLKSYTNIDYTLYGYLLQLCKEHCLIRQGKQLHARLVLSSTIPNNFLASKLINFYSKNEHLKEAHHVFDEIPDRNTFSWNALLIGYSSKNYHVETLKLFSLFLSENFETPHVKPDNFTVTCVLKAVSGVLGDSVLAKMIHCYVLKNGFDSDVFVLNGLIDSYSKTGDLVLAKNVFDEVPERDVVSWNSMISGYFQCGFYEECKGLYREMLHLEKFRPGGVTVVSVLQACAQSNDLMLGMEVHRYVTENGIEVDIAVYNSIIALYSKCGSLDYARKLFEEMAEPDEITYGAMISGYMIYGFVDQAVNLFQEIDKPCLSTWNAVITGLVQNNLYEQALEFVRKMQLSGDQPNAVTLSSILPGISDLSFAKGGKEVHAYAIKSDCNQNIYVATGVIDTYAKLGFIQSARQVFDHTNDRSVIIWTAIISAYANHGEAKAALSLFNVMLSHCIRPDSVTFTAVLAACAHSGLIDEAWRIFELLEKYGIQPSGEHYACMVGVLSRAGKLYEAVDFIRKMPIEPSARVWGALLNGASVFGDVEIGRFACSRLFEIEPENTGNYTIMANLYSKAGRWEEAQELRKNMKILGLKKITGSSWMETCQGLKSFVATDESNEKFGEVYGVLERLLGSMRDDGYVILDEFKEETM; encoded by the coding sequence ATGCAAGGCAAAGCCTTCATCCTCCACAGACTCAAAAGTTATACTAATATTGACTACACATTGTATGGTTATCTCTTACAATTATGCAAAGAACATTGCTTGATTCGTCAAGGCAAACAGCTCCATGCCCGTCTTGTTCTTTCTTCAACGATCCCAAACAACTTCCTTGCTTCAAAACTCATCAATTTCTACTCAAAAAATGAACATTTGAAAGAAGCACACCATGTGTTTGATGAAATACCTGACAGAAATACATTTTCTTGGAATGCCCTTCTAATTGGTTACTCTTCTAAGAATTACCATGTAGAAACTCTAAagttgttttctttgtttttatctGAGAATTTTGAGACACCCCATGTGAAGCCTGATAATTTTACAGTGACTTGTGTGTTAAAAGCTGTTTCTGGGGTGTTGGGGGACTCTGTTTTGGCTAAGATGATTCAttgttatgttttaaaaaatgggTTTGATTCAGATGTGTTTGTATTGAATGGTTTGATTGATTCTTACTCGAAAACGGGTGATTTGGTATTGGCGAAAAATGTGTTCGATGAAGTTCCTGAAAGGGATGTAGTGTCGTGGAATTCGATGATATCGGGTTATTTTCAATGTGGGTTTTATGAGGAATGCAAAGGATTATATAGAGAAATGCTGCATTTAGAAAAGTTTAGACCTGGTGGGGTTACGGTGGTGAGTGTTCTACAAGCTTGTGCACAGTCGAATGATCTTATGTTAGGAATGGAAGTTCACCGGTATGTTACAGAGAACGGGATTGAAGTTGACATTGCAGTTTATAACTCGATTATTGCACTGTATTCAAAATGTGGTAGCTTGGATTACGCAAGAAAGCTTTTTGAAGAGATGGCTGAGCCGGATGAGATAACTTATGGTGCAATGATTTCAGGCTACATGATATATGGATTTGTTGATCAAGCTGTTAATCTATTTCAAGAAATTGATAAACCGTGTCTGAGTACTTGGAATGCTGTGATAACAGGTCTAGTACAGAATAATTTGTACGAGCAAGCTTTAGAGTTCGTTCGAAAGATGCAGTTATCAGGTGATCAGCCTAATGCCGTGACTCTCTCGAGTATTCTTCCGGGAATTTCCGATTTATCATTTGCAAAAGGAGGAAAAGAAGTGCATGCCTATGCCATTAAGAGTGATTGTAATCAAAATATCTATGTCGCTACTGGAGTTATTGATACCTATGCAAAACTGGGGTTTATACAATCAGCACGGCAAGTTTTTGATCACACTAACGATCGGAGTGTCATTATTTGGACGGCAATTATCTCAGCGTATGCTAACCATGGAGAAGCCAAGGCTGCACTTAGTCTATTTAATGTGATGCTGAGTCATTGCATAAGGCCAGATTCTGTTACATTTACTGCTGTATTGGCAGCCTGTGCCCATTCAGGACTGATTGATGAAGCTTGGAGAATTTTTGAGTTGTTGGAGAAGTATGGAATTCAGCCTTCGGGTGAACATTATGCTTGCATGGTGGGGGTTCTAAGTCGAGCAGGAAAGCTATATGAAGCAGTTGATTTCATCAGAAAGATGCCAATCGAACCAAGTGCAAGGGTTTGGGGTGCACTACTTAATGGAGCTTCAGTATTTGGTGACGTTGAAATTGGTAGATTTGCATGTAGTCGTTTGTTTGAAATAGAGCCTGAAAATACTGGAAACTATACCATCATGgcaaatttatattcaaaagcTGGTAGATGGGAAGAAGCTCAGGAGCTTAGGAAGAACATGAAAATTCTTGGATTGAAGAAGATTACCGGTAGTAGTTGGATGGAAACATGTCAAGGCTTAAAAAGCTTTGTAGCAACAGATGAATCAAATGAGAAGTTTGGAGAGGTTTATGGGGTACTGGAAAGATTGCTTGGTTCGATGAGGGATGATGGTTATGTGATACTGGATGAATTTAAGGAGGAAACCATGTGA